The following proteins are encoded in a genomic region of Paenibacillus sp. FSL H3-0469:
- a CDS encoding GH92 family glycosyl hydrolase, with amino-acid sequence MTRRVEYVDPFIGVDGENNCLCGPYLPNSIVRLGPDTLPPQLSHGYDSSRPIIRFSHTHVSGTGGGGRYGNVGFTPYTGLPRFHIDPYTKEEEHAEAGYYRVKLLPVAIRAELTSTMRTGIHRYTYPADEPAGLLIDGGAVIQVGGDEPGKTTGLSTGGYIEVLSAYELAGRSDLRGGWGHEFPYSVYFYIRFDQPIQNVLLKDAGGVRSGFSVDGPHCQASLSFGACGTLTAKTGISYVSVGKARASVDREASTGFDDLREAAGSIWEDKLSRVMVEGGSLEHTRLFYTLMTRLFCMPSDLGVDDENFAWESGVRHFTDLYALWDSVRNANSLITLLDPQLEADILNCLLDIADHTGWLPDAWIMGHSAMIQGGSSADILFCEAALKKLEGIDYAKALKQMRRNNEVQSPDTWLYGRHLQDYHSLGYLSTDVKKNCVSRHMEYAYQDWCIGRLAEEFGQEETAEEYYGSSQKLWNLWREDLRSFAPRRPDGEWVSSFDPESCLPDSWNDPYFYEGTGLQWSFSTHHDFHGLVERHGGAEAFVRHLDYFFDGGFYNSKETMLHIPYLYIYAGRPDRAADRVRECLEKYFRAERDGLGDNEDMGCQSAFFICSAMGLYPLMGQDLYFLVPPLFQRTTLLLGAKGNEVPLTIEVQGEADGSGSRYIHSAALNGKTLDRAWVRHEEIAGGGTLVLVLSSDAGEWGKRVPPSPLAEREQRT; translated from the coding sequence GTGACAAGAAGAGTGGAATACGTAGATCCATTTATAGGCGTGGATGGGGAGAATAACTGCCTCTGCGGGCCTTATCTGCCGAACAGCATTGTCCGCCTGGGCCCGGATACCCTGCCGCCCCAGCTATCCCACGGCTACGACAGCTCGCGGCCGATTATCCGGTTCAGCCATACGCATGTCAGCGGGACCGGGGGCGGCGGGCGGTACGGCAATGTCGGCTTCACGCCGTATACAGGATTGCCCCGGTTCCATATTGACCCTTATACGAAGGAGGAGGAACATGCCGAAGCAGGCTATTACCGTGTGAAGCTGCTTCCGGTGGCTATCCGGGCTGAACTAACCAGCACGATGCGTACCGGAATCCACCGGTATACTTATCCGGCTGATGAACCGGCGGGACTGCTGATTGACGGCGGGGCGGTTATCCAGGTGGGCGGGGATGAGCCCGGGAAGACAACCGGACTTTCAACGGGCGGTTATATTGAGGTGTTGTCTGCCTATGAGCTTGCCGGCCGCTCCGATCTGCGCGGGGGCTGGGGGCATGAGTTCCCTTATTCCGTCTATTTCTATATCCGTTTCGACCAGCCGATACAGAATGTGCTGCTGAAGGACGCGGGCGGGGTACGCTCAGGCTTCTCTGTGGATGGGCCCCATTGCCAGGCTTCACTGAGCTTCGGAGCCTGCGGAACGCTGACGGCTAAGACAGGCATCTCTTATGTAAGTGTAGGCAAAGCCAGAGCCAGTGTGGACCGGGAAGCCTCTACCGGCTTCGATGATCTCCGTGAGGCAGCCGGAAGCATCTGGGAGGATAAGCTGAGCAGAGTCATGGTGGAAGGGGGAAGCCTGGAGCATACCCGGCTGTTCTACACCCTGATGACCCGCCTGTTTTGTATGCCCAGTGATCTGGGCGTAGACGATGAGAACTTCGCCTGGGAATCGGGGGTACGGCATTTTACCGATCTCTATGCGCTCTGGGACAGTGTCAGGAATGCCAACTCGCTGATTACTCTGCTTGATCCGCAGCTGGAAGCGGACATACTGAATTGTCTGCTGGACATTGCAGATCATACCGGCTGGCTGCCGGACGCCTGGATCATGGGGCATAGCGCGATGATTCAAGGCGGAAGCTCCGCCGATATTCTGTTCTGTGAAGCGGCGCTGAAGAAGCTGGAGGGGATTGACTATGCGAAGGCCCTGAAGCAGATGCGCAGGAATAATGAGGTGCAGTCCCCGGACACCTGGCTCTACGGCCGTCATCTGCAGGATTACCACTCCTTAGGCTACTTGTCCACGGATGTGAAGAAGAACTGTGTCTCCCGCCATATGGAATACGCTTATCAGGACTGGTGCATCGGCCGTCTGGCTGAGGAGTTTGGGCAGGAGGAGACCGCCGAAGAGTACTATGGCAGCTCGCAGAAACTGTGGAATCTGTGGCGGGAGGACCTGCGGTCCTTCGCGCCACGGCGGCCGGACGGGGAGTGGGTGAGTTCCTTTGACCCTGAATCCTGCCTGCCGGATTCCTGGAATGATCCGTACTTTTATGAGGGCACCGGTCTGCAATGGTCATTCAGCACGCATCATGACTTCCATGGACTGGTGGAGCGGCACGGGGGAGCGGAGGCCTTTGTCCGGCATTTGGATTATTTTTTTGACGGGGGCTTCTATAACTCCAAGGAAACAATGCTGCATATTCCTTATCTTTATATTTATGCAGGCAGGCCGGACCGGGCGGCGGACCGGGTGCGCGAATGTCTGGAGAAGTACTTCCGGGCTGAACGTGACGGGCTGGGCGATAACGAGGATATGGGCTGCCAGAGCGCCTTCTTCATCTGCTCGGCAATGGGACTCTATCCCTTGATGGGCCAGGACCTCTACTTCCTTGTACCACCGTTGTTCCAACGGACGACTCTGTTGCTGGGAGCGAAGGGGAATGAAGTGCCGCTGACGATTGAGGTTCAAGGCGAAGCTGACGGGTCCGGCAGCAGGTATATCCACTCTGCTGCTCTGAACGGGAAGACCCTGGACCGGGCCTGGGTCCGCCATGAAGAGATTGCGGGCGGCGGCACCCTTGTACTGGTGCTTAGTTCAGATGCCGGAGAGTGGGGCAAAAGGGTTCCGCCTTCGCCGCTGGCGGAGCGGGAGCAGCGCACATAG
- a CDS encoding glycoside hydrolase family 88 protein, whose product METWINEAWDYAQSKLSCTRGRIGATFPNASYGGKYDARDLDCWTNGFWPGILWLAYRATGDEEYRSIAERCEEQLDVPLQEYEQLHHDNGFLWSPSAVADYKLTGGRLSRRRGLIAASHLASRFNLKGNFIRAWLHEGSEGLAIIDCMMNLGLLYWASEELQDPRYRHIAVAHSEMALREFIREDGSVHHIVRFDPETGERIEALGGQGYSPDSAWSRGSAWAIYGFAIGFRYTGDIRFLNAARAAADYFAAHLPEDLVPPWDFRAPADQLWAKDSTAAACAASGMLEIAGLLEGEASAHYRQLGAAITESLFRHYAPVDPAEEALITKGTGSFPANAEVEIPIIYGDYFFLEALLKLKGEREIFW is encoded by the coding sequence ATGGAGACTTGGATTAACGAGGCCTGGGACTATGCCCAGAGCAAATTGAGCTGTACCCGGGGGAGAATCGGTGCTACCTTCCCGAATGCCTCCTACGGCGGGAAATATGATGCGCGTGACCTGGACTGCTGGACCAACGGATTCTGGCCGGGAATCCTCTGGCTGGCTTACCGGGCCACAGGCGATGAGGAATACCGGAGCATTGCCGAGCGCTGCGAGGAGCAGCTGGATGTACCGCTTCAGGAGTATGAACAGCTCCACCACGATAACGGCTTCCTCTGGAGCCCGTCGGCAGTGGCTGATTATAAGCTGACCGGGGGCCGGCTGTCCCGCAGAAGAGGGCTGATCGCGGCCAGCCATTTAGCCAGCCGGTTCAACCTGAAGGGCAATTTCATCCGGGCCTGGCTGCATGAAGGCAGTGAAGGCTTGGCGATTATCGATTGCATGATGAATCTGGGCTTGCTCTACTGGGCCAGCGAAGAGCTGCAGGACCCTCGTTACCGGCACATTGCTGTCGCCCATTCGGAGATGGCGCTGCGGGAATTCATCCGCGAGGACGGCTCGGTGCATCATATCGTCCGTTTCGATCCTGAGACGGGTGAGCGGATCGAGGCGCTGGGTGGACAAGGATATAGCCCGGATTCCGCCTGGTCGCGGGGATCGGCCTGGGCGATCTACGGGTTTGCAATCGGGTTCCGTTATACGGGGGACATTCGTTTCTTGAATGCTGCCAGAGCGGCAGCGGATTATTTCGCCGCACATTTGCCGGAGGATCTGGTGCCGCCGTGGGATTTCCGCGCCCCGGCAGATCAGCTATGGGCCAAGGACTCAACGGCGGCAGCCTGTGCAGCCAGCGGGATGCTGGAAATCGCCGGGCTGCTGGAAGGCGAAGCGTCCGCACACTACCGGCAGCTCGGAGCTGCCATCACGGAATCGCTGTTCCGCCATTATGCGCCGGTGGACCCGGCGGAGGAAGCATTGATTACCAAGGGCACGGGCAGCTTCCCAGCGAATGCGGAAGTGGAGATTCCGATCATCTACGGGGATTACTTCTTCCTGGAGGCGCTGCTGAAGCTGAAAGGAGAGCGGGAAATCTTTTGGTAA
- a CDS encoding ABC transporter substrate-binding protein, translating to MKKLKRARSLVPATVLVLALALQGCSGGNNGGAAKPEASSGAAATNSASSAEPAGGTASLKPYEVSIIYFGAPQRDDAVVEAKLSEYFKEKFNATVDLQPIASSEYKQKTELMLNAGEPMDLVFTASWLNFFGNVAKGAFLDLDDLLAKYGQGITENLNPIYLEAPRYKGKLYGIPTNKEITQGKAYTYRKDIVDKYNIPVEDIKTMSDFEPWFKLLKEKEPELILDFIKESGEGMMYETRSNFRAIGPTPNKIPLFLYDYTNTDNIQIKSVIDPEISAIAKAEYELNRSYYEKGYINSDAATTTTEIGDLRKQGKIWMQQAVWKPGADIELKIASDNKYDFVSKVIEEPIVTTDLAAGSMFSISRTSKDPERAMMVLNALHTDPYAVNLFVNGIEGTHYKKVGENRIEPIADSGYGSTALFWVIGNQLLNYLKPGQPDDLYTSWKTFNDEAKRSPLLGFVFDETPVKNEITQLTSVIGEYRAASTGAIPDPAKMLEERNEKLKKAGIEKVKTELQAQIDAWKAAQ from the coding sequence ATGAAAAAGTTAAAAAGAGCCAGATCACTGGTTCCTGCAACGGTTCTGGTTCTTGCACTGGCCCTGCAGGGATGCTCCGGCGGCAATAACGGGGGGGCTGCCAAGCCGGAGGCTTCCAGCGGAGCAGCAGCTACGAACAGTGCAAGCAGCGCGGAGCCTGCCGGCGGGACAGCATCACTGAAGCCTTACGAGGTGTCCATTATCTACTTCGGTGCGCCGCAGCGGGATGATGCGGTGGTTGAAGCCAAGCTCAGCGAGTATTTCAAAGAGAAGTTCAATGCTACGGTCGATCTTCAGCCCATCGCCTCCAGCGAATACAAGCAGAAGACCGAGCTGATGCTGAACGCCGGGGAGCCGATGGATCTGGTGTTTACCGCGTCCTGGCTGAATTTCTTCGGCAATGTAGCCAAGGGCGCCTTCCTGGATCTGGATGATCTGCTGGCCAAGTATGGGCAGGGCATCACAGAGAACCTGAATCCGATCTATCTGGAGGCCCCGCGCTACAAAGGCAAATTGTACGGCATTCCGACCAACAAAGAGATTACCCAGGGCAAGGCCTACACGTACCGTAAGGATATCGTCGACAAGTATAATATCCCGGTTGAGGACATCAAAACGATGTCAGACTTCGAACCCTGGTTCAAGCTGCTGAAGGAGAAGGAGCCGGAGCTGATTCTGGACTTCATCAAGGAATCGGGCGAAGGCATGATGTATGAGACCCGCTCGAACTTCCGCGCCATCGGACCGACACCGAACAAGATTCCATTGTTCTTATACGATTATACGAATACGGATAACATCCAGATTAAGTCAGTGATTGATCCCGAGATTTCCGCGATTGCCAAAGCGGAGTATGAGCTGAACCGGAGTTATTACGAGAAGGGCTACATCAACAGTGATGCTGCAACTACAACCACTGAGATCGGGGACTTGCGCAAGCAGGGCAAGATCTGGATGCAGCAGGCGGTCTGGAAGCCGGGCGCGGATATTGAGCTGAAAATCGCCTCGGACAATAAATATGATTTCGTGTCCAAGGTGATTGAAGAGCCTATCGTGACCACGGATCTGGCGGCCGGATCGATGTTCTCCATCTCCCGCACCTCCAAGGACCCGGAGCGGGCCATGATGGTCCTGAATGCACTGCATACAGATCCTTATGCTGTGAACCTGTTCGTTAACGGTATCGAAGGCACCCATTACAAGAAGGTCGGCGAGAACCGGATTGAGCCGATTGCCGATTCCGGGTATGGCAGTACGGCGCTCTTCTGGGTCATCGGCAACCAGTTGCTTAATTATCTCAAGCCGGGCCAGCCCGATGATCTGTATACAAGCTGGAAGACATTCAATGATGAAGCGAAGCGCTCTCCGCTGTTAGGCTTCGTGTTCGATGAAACGCCGGTGAAGAATGAGATTACCCAGCTTACCTCGGTCATTGGCGAATACCGGGCGGCCAGCACGGGGGCGATTCCTGACCCGGCCAAGATGCTGGAGGAACGTAACGAGAAGTTAAAGAAGGCTGGGATCGAGAAGGTCAAGACTGAATTGCAGGCGCAGATTGATGCCTGGAAGGCAGCACAATAG
- a CDS encoding ABC transporter permease subunit, with protein sequence MSRATGFSRFIHALWKYKALTLMLLPAVLVLLAHSYLPMFGIFIAFKNVNYMDGIWGSPWVGLDNFSFLFSSGDMWRIVRNTLLYSLTFMILNLVLSVSIAVAINEIRRRLLAKVYQSFIILPHFLSMVVVSYLVYAFLQPDHGFINATILKAFGQDPVFWYSEKEYWPYILVFVNAWKHAGFGAVIYIAAIAGIDPEYYEAALIDGASKWKQIMHITLPFIRPVIIIMTILSMGSIFSSDFGLFFQVPMNSGALYPVTDTVDTYVYRALMQLNDIGMSSATALVQSVVGFIMVIATNSIVRRIDREQALF encoded by the coding sequence ATGAGTAGAGCCACTGGATTCTCAAGATTCATCCATGCCCTGTGGAAGTACAAGGCGCTGACGCTGATGCTGCTGCCGGCGGTGCTTGTGCTGCTGGCCCACAGCTATCTGCCGATGTTCGGCATATTTATTGCTTTTAAAAATGTGAATTATATGGACGGGATCTGGGGCAGCCCCTGGGTGGGACTGGATAACTTCAGCTTCCTGTTCTCTTCGGGGGATATGTGGCGGATTGTGCGCAACACGCTGCTGTACAGCCTGACCTTCATGATCCTGAACCTGGTGCTGTCGGTGTCGATTGCAGTAGCCATCAACGAGATCCGGCGGCGGCTGCTGGCGAAAGTGTACCAGAGCTTCATCATCCTGCCGCACTTCCTGTCGATGGTGGTGGTGAGCTATCTTGTATACGCTTTCCTCCAGCCGGATCACGGCTTCATTAATGCAACGATCCTCAAGGCCTTCGGGCAGGACCCGGTCTTCTGGTATTCGGAGAAGGAGTATTGGCCGTACATTCTTGTATTCGTCAATGCCTGGAAGCACGCAGGCTTCGGGGCGGTCATCTATATCGCGGCGATTGCCGGCATTGATCCGGAATATTATGAGGCGGCGCTGATCGACGGGGCTTCCAAGTGGAAGCAGATTATGCATATCACGCTCCCTTTTATCCGGCCGGTCATTATTATTATGACGATTCTGTCGATGGGCAGCATCTTCAGCTCCGACTTCGGGCTGTTCTTCCAAGTGCCTATGAATTCTGGGGCGCTGTACCCCGTAACGGATACCGTGGATACGTATGTCTACCGCGCCTTGATGCAATTGAACGATATCGGCATGTCCTCGGCCACGGCGCTTGTGCAATCTGTTGTCGGATTCATCATGGTCATTGCGACGAACAGTATCGTCCGGAGAATCGACCGTGAACAGGCACTATTCTAA
- a CDS encoding carbohydrate ABC transporter permease produces MNSNSSYSPGGNSAVSNVLLNLAFVILSLLCFLPVLLVIIVSFTDGQSILTQGYSFLPEKWSFIAYEMIFKDWVTIVSGYRVSFTITVIGTALSVLLMALYAYPISRADYPFRNVFTFFLFFTMLFNGGMVSRYLIYTQALHIKDTYMALILPMLIVPFNVIIMRTFFQTTIHPAVIESARIDGAGELRIFLRIVLPLSLPVLATMALFSTIGYWNDWFNALLYITSEDKYPLQYLMMRVLNDVQYLRSNVELAAQNPGMMKNLPNESLQMAMAVIGMGPILVAYPFFQKYFVKGLTVGAVKG; encoded by the coding sequence ATGAACAGCAACTCCAGTTATTCCCCCGGCGGCAATTCGGCCGTTTCCAACGTACTTCTAAACCTGGCCTTCGTCATTCTCTCCCTTCTGTGCTTTCTGCCTGTTCTGCTTGTGATCATTGTCTCCTTCACAGACGGACAGTCGATTCTGACGCAGGGGTACAGCTTCCTTCCGGAGAAGTGGTCGTTCATTGCTTATGAGATGATTTTTAAGGATTGGGTGACGATTGTGTCGGGCTACCGCGTGAGCTTCACCATAACGGTGATCGGCACAGCACTTAGTGTGCTGCTCATGGCCTTGTATGCCTATCCCATTTCCCGGGCAGATTATCCGTTCCGTAACGTGTTTACGTTCTTCCTGTTCTTCACCATGCTGTTCAACGGCGGGATGGTCAGCAGGTATCTGATTTATACCCAGGCGCTGCATATCAAGGATACCTATATGGCCTTGATTCTGCCGATGCTGATCGTGCCGTTCAACGTCATTATTATGCGGACCTTCTTCCAGACCACCATTCATCCGGCGGTGATTGAATCGGCGCGGATTGACGGTGCGGGTGAGCTGAGAATCTTCCTGCGGATTGTGCTGCCGCTCTCGCTGCCGGTGCTGGCGACCATGGCCTTGTTCAGTACGATCGGCTACTGGAATGACTGGTTTAATGCGCTCCTGTACATCACCAGCGAGGACAAATATCCGCTGCAATATCTGATGATGCGTGTCCTGAACGATGTGCAGTATCTGCGCAGCAATGTGGAGCTGGCCGCCCAGAATCCGGGCATGATGAAGAATCTTCCGAATGAATCGCTGCAGATGGCGATGGCGGTGATCGGGATGGGGCCGATTCTGGTGGCGTATCCGTTCTTTCAGAAGTATTTTGTCAAGGGACTGACGGTAGGGGCAGTGAAGGGTTAA
- a CDS encoding response regulator → MYKILVVDDEPRVSAGIRNFLLSSDMNITAVETAVNGFEAIDYLRMDQFDLVLTDIQMGRMSGIELMENIYMEQWNVPVIVISAHEKFDFAKKSLRLGARDYLVKPVERTELLRVVRNALTRKELLDTSPQPEPTSIRRQERRDEWLMELVTERNLTPQDMEQITGELGGLLHGPFYGVISIRIDYSRAGFSSQQVTLQDRKLLKYAALNIMNETLAEWNGVTFNGFGHSIISLIQLSAEDRDDPRVSVHSQIQMIGQMIAMNLKRHLNTEAVIGLSTLGEGIATLPGLLEEADTAAGWNSVHPGHQVFYYGDFARQEHLNRGQQPDTGLTAQESEAAAPSVISRITSYIQSNYRNPALKIQDISEEVHFSAAHLGYIFKREMRMNLWDYVTALRMEEAKQLMATTDKKRYEVAYAVGYESPEHFSRMFKRVLGLTPAEFRKQARGGERAEAEA, encoded by the coding sequence ATGTACAAAATTCTTGTAGTAGATGATGAGCCGAGAGTGAGCGCGGGAATCCGGAACTTCCTGTTATCCTCGGATATGAACATTACTGCGGTGGAGACTGCCGTGAACGGGTTCGAAGCAATTGATTATTTGCGGATGGACCAGTTCGATCTGGTGCTGACCGACATCCAGATGGGCCGGATGAGCGGCATCGAATTAATGGAGAACATTTATATGGAGCAGTGGAATGTTCCGGTGATTGTGATATCGGCCCATGAGAAATTTGATTTTGCCAAAAAATCGCTCCGGCTCGGGGCCAGGGATTACCTGGTGAAGCCGGTAGAGCGGACTGAACTGCTCCGGGTGGTCCGCAATGCGTTAACCCGGAAGGAGCTGCTGGACACAAGTCCGCAGCCGGAGCCTACTTCCATCCGCAGGCAGGAGCGGCGCGATGAATGGCTAATGGAGCTGGTGACCGAGCGGAATCTGACGCCGCAGGATATGGAGCAGATCACCGGTGAGCTGGGGGGCCTGCTGCACGGTCCCTTTTACGGAGTGATCTCCATCCGCATCGATTACAGCCGGGCCGGCTTCAGCAGCCAGCAGGTAACGCTGCAGGACCGTAAATTATTGAAATATGCGGCGCTCAATATTATGAACGAGACGCTGGCGGAGTGGAATGGCGTTACCTTCAACGGCTTCGGCCATTCCATCATCAGCCTCATCCAGCTATCCGCTGAGGACAGGGACGATCCCCGGGTCAGCGTACACTCGCAGATTCAGATGATCGGGCAGATGATTGCGATGAATTTGAAGAGGCATCTGAATACGGAGGCGGTTATCGGACTCAGCACCCTTGGCGAAGGCATCGCCACCCTTCCCGGGCTGCTGGAGGAGGCGGATACGGCTGCCGGCTGGAATAGCGTTCATCCCGGGCATCAGGTGTTCTATTATGGCGATTTCGCCAGGCAGGAGCATCTGAACCGGGGGCAGCAGCCGGATACAGGGTTAACGGCGCAGGAGTCTGAAGCAGCAGCACCGAGCGTCATCTCAAGGATTACCAGCTATATTCAGAGCAACTACCGCAACCCGGCGCTCAAAATCCAGGATATTTCCGAGGAGGTCCACTTCAGTGCGGCCCATCTGGGATATATTTTCAAGCGCGAGATGCGGATGAATCTGTGGGATTATGTGACCGCCCTGCGGATGGAGGAGGCCAAGCAGCTTATGGCGACTACAGACAAGAAGCGGTATGAGGTTGCTTATGCGGTAGGGTATGAATCACCTGAGCATTTCAGCCGGATGTTCAAGCGGGTGCTGGGCCTGACCCCGGCGGAATTCCGCAAGCAGGCCAGAGGAGGGGAACGGGCTGAAGCAGAAGCTTAA
- a CDS encoding sensor histidine kinase, translating into MLPFIVVGWVSAYVALNTIKEEVGSTTLQLVKQNHVTIDKTLSAVNDRTITLLDSQFFSNPEGYSFWTGIDTLNEIRQADNILDSWSTGGTEYAIYMKNIERRATPFDLSYKTKGFKYLDGFSGGLPDLNVSLMDVSGAGALRVMPSGSGETTISFMRSILNPRNYNEVIGLLAVNKIEVMLTRDMVSVELPAAAGAFLFNTSGELLMSTGSGGLNPGELGKHLEPDVPYGYIFAQEGGEEWLYAYSDSSRFHTRLLYKIPLESITGKLIWFQRLLVVISFIFLAFVLTFVLYMVRLVVKPVVELVSVMKIYEPGKKLLLSEEPLRQDEFGILQGSFVRMTRRLDHSIEENYGMQLKQKEYELLMLQSQITPHYLYNTLDSIYWYALDSGNTEVGEMVRDLSMLLRIGLSRGRKMITVGEELEHAQAYTRLQTKRYPDTFEVRWQIDDALRDFETPKVIIQPLIENAILHGVRGMDGEGEIRVSAVQEDGILRFTVEDNGHLPVDLEELKAILEEEQSVKGYGIRNVHQRIRLHYGEAYGLAYERSGDGWTRAVITLPLRRRGPEPLGTD; encoded by the coding sequence GTGCTGCCTTTTATCGTGGTGGGCTGGGTCTCTGCATATGTGGCGCTGAACACCATCAAGGAGGAGGTCGGGAGTACAACCCTGCAACTGGTCAAGCAGAATCATGTCACGATTGATAAAACCTTGTCTGCGGTTAACGACCGGACGATAACGCTGCTCGACAGCCAGTTCTTCAGCAACCCGGAAGGATACAGCTTCTGGACCGGAATTGACACGTTGAATGAGATCCGGCAGGCCGACAATATTCTGGACAGCTGGTCTACCGGAGGGACGGAATATGCCATATATATGAAAAACATTGAGCGCAGGGCGACGCCGTTCGATCTGTCCTACAAAACCAAAGGCTTCAAATACCTGGATGGGTTCAGCGGCGGCTTGCCTGATCTTAACGTCAGTCTGATGGATGTCAGCGGCGCGGGGGCGCTGCGCGTCATGCCGTCCGGGAGCGGTGAGACCACCATCTCCTTCATGCGCAGTATTCTGAATCCCCGTAATTATAATGAGGTGATCGGCCTGCTGGCCGTCAACAAGATAGAGGTCATGCTGACCCGTGACATGGTCTCGGTGGAGCTGCCCGCCGCTGCCGGGGCATTCCTGTTCAATACCAGTGGGGAGCTGCTGATGTCCACTGGCTCAGGCGGCCTTAACCCCGGCGAGCTTGGCAAGCACCTCGAACCGGATGTCCCTTATGGCTATATCTTTGCGCAAGAGGGCGGAGAGGAATGGCTGTATGCCTACTCGGACAGCTCCAGATTCCACACCCGATTATTGTACAAAATCCCGTTAGAATCCATCACCGGCAAGCTCATCTGGTTTCAGCGGCTGCTGGTGGTGATCTCGTTCATTTTCTTGGCGTTCGTCCTGACCTTTGTCCTCTATATGGTAAGACTTGTGGTCAAGCCGGTGGTCGAGCTGGTCTCGGTGATGAAGATCTATGAGCCTGGCAAAAAGCTGCTACTATCCGAGGAGCCGCTGCGCCAGGACGAATTCGGTATTCTGCAAGGCTCCTTCGTCAGAATGACCCGCAGGCTGGACCATTCGATTGAAGAGAATTACGGGATGCAGCTGAAGCAGAAGGAATATGAGCTGCTCATGCTCCAGTCCCAGATTACCCCGCATTATCTGTACAACACCCTCGACTCGATCTATTGGTATGCGCTGGACAGCGGCAATACCGAGGTCGGCGAAATGGTCCGCGACCTGTCGATGCTGCTGCGGATCGGCCTCAGCCGGGGGCGGAAGATGATTACGGTAGGTGAGGAACTGGAGCACGCACAGGCGTACACCCGGCTCCAGACCAAGCGTTACCCGGATACCTTCGAGGTCCGGTGGCAGATTGACGATGCCCTGCGGGACTTCGAGACGCCCAAGGTGATCATTCAGCCGCTGATTGAGAATGCCATTCTTCACGGCGTGCGCGGCATGGATGGAGAAGGAGAAATCCGGGTCTCGGCGGTGCAGGAAGATGGGATTCTGCGCTTCACCGTAGAGGATAACGGGCATCTGCCGGTAGATCTGGAGGAGCTTAAGGCCATTCTGGAAGAAGAGCAGAGTGTGAAAGGATACGGGATCAGGAACGTGCATCAGCGCATCCGGCTCCATTACGGGGAGGCTTACGGGCTGGCTTATGAGCGGAGCGGGGACGGGTGGACACGGGCGGTGATTACGTTGCCTTTGCGACGGAGGGGGCCAGAACCGTTAGGAACGGACTAA